Proteins encoded together in one Neobacillus sp. FSL H8-0543 window:
- a CDS encoding ABC-F family ATP-binding cassette domain-containing protein: MSILTVKDLNHGFGDRTIFDNVSFRLLKGEHIALIGANGEGKSTFMNIITGQLQPDDGKVEWAKNQRVGYLDQHTVLQQGLTIRNVLNTAFQYLFDVESNINTIYEKIADVTPEEMEKLLDEVGTLQDILTNNDFYIIDAKVEEVARGLGLDDIGLEKDVHELSGGQRTKVLLAKLLLEKPDILLLDEPTNYLDEQHIEWLRRYLQEYENAFLLISHDMPFLNSVVNVIYHLENKELNRYIGDYNNFLIVYEAKKIQVEAAFKRQQSEISNLKDFVARNKARASTSSLAMSRQKKLDKMDVIELAQERPKPDFNFKEARTSGKLIFETKEFVIGYEEPLSKPLNLYIERGQKVALVGANGIGKTTLLRSMLGEIRSLSGTLERGEHQYIGYFEQEVKTENQNTCIEEIWNEFPHLSQGQVRAALARCGLTRKHIESKISVLSGGEKAKVRLCKLLNQESNILIFDEPTNHLDIDAKTELKRALKSYKGSMLLISHEPEFYQDVVTDIWDVESWTTKAL, encoded by the coding sequence ATGAGTATATTAACGGTTAAAGACCTAAACCACGGATTTGGCGATCGTACGATCTTTGATAATGTCTCCTTCCGCTTATTAAAAGGAGAACATATCGCTTTAATTGGGGCAAACGGTGAAGGTAAATCGACGTTTATGAATATCATTACAGGACAACTTCAGCCTGATGATGGAAAAGTAGAGTGGGCTAAGAATCAACGAGTTGGTTATCTTGATCAACACACTGTTTTACAACAGGGACTGACAATCCGTAACGTACTAAATACAGCTTTTCAATATCTCTTTGACGTCGAATCGAATATTAATACCATTTATGAAAAAATAGCTGACGTAACACCTGAAGAAATGGAAAAGTTGTTAGATGAAGTTGGTACATTACAAGATATATTAACAAATAATGATTTTTATATTATTGATGCTAAAGTAGAAGAAGTGGCACGGGGACTTGGTCTTGATGATATAGGATTAGAAAAAGATGTTCATGAGTTAAGCGGTGGGCAAAGAACAAAGGTTTTATTAGCCAAGCTTTTACTTGAGAAGCCAGATATTCTTCTTTTAGATGAGCCTACAAACTATTTAGACGAACAACATATTGAGTGGTTAAGACGTTACCTACAAGAATACGAAAATGCCTTTTTATTGATTTCTCATGACATGCCATTTCTTAATAGCGTAGTAAATGTCATCTACCATTTGGAAAATAAAGAATTAAATCGCTACATCGGTGATTACAACAATTTCCTTATTGTCTATGAAGCTAAAAAAATACAAGTTGAAGCAGCTTTTAAGCGACAACAATCAGAGATTTCTAATTTAAAGGATTTTGTAGCTCGTAATAAGGCAAGGGCCTCTACTAGTAGCCTGGCCATGTCCAGACAGAAAAAACTCGATAAAATGGATGTTATTGAATTAGCACAGGAACGACCAAAACCTGATTTCAACTTTAAAGAAGCAAGAACCTCTGGTAAATTAATTTTTGAGACGAAAGAATTTGTCATTGGTTACGAAGAGCCACTATCAAAACCGTTAAATCTTTATATAGAGCGTGGACAAAAAGTGGCCTTAGTTGGTGCCAATGGGATCGGTAAGACGACACTCCTTCGTAGCATGCTTGGAGAAATAAGATCTCTTTCTGGTACACTTGAACGTGGTGAACACCAGTATATTGGCTATTTTGAACAAGAAGTGAAAACGGAAAATCAAAACACGTGCATCGAAGAAATCTGGAATGAGTTTCCTCATTTAAGCCAAGGACAGGTACGCGCTGCTCTTGCAAGATGTGGTTTAACTAGAAAACACATTGAAAGTAAAATATCGGTTTTAAGTGGTGGAGAGAAAGCGAAAGTCCGGTTATGCAAGCTCCTTAACCAAGAAAGCAATATCCTTATTTTCGATGAGCCAACCAACCATTTGGATATAGATGCAAAAACTGAGCTTAAACGAGCTTTGAAATCGTATAAGGGAAGCATGCTCCTTATCTCTCATGAACCTGAGTTTTACCAAGACGTGGTAACAGATATTTGGGACGTAGAATCATGGACAACTAAAGCTTTATAG